The window CGGAACCCAACAGCACGAACCCATCAGCCATCGAATCGTCGTCGCAGTAGCTGACCGCGCGGAAGTGAAGACCAACGACCTTCCGCGACTGTACGACAGCATCGATCCGGACGCACTGAACGCGATGGTCGAACACGGCGGACAGGATCTCCGTATTTCGTTTTCGTTCGCGGGATACGAGGTAGTCGTCGACGACGATACAGTTCACGTAGAACAGAAACGCTGACTCACTCGTGTTGGCGAATCGGCGTCGTTCTCGGACTGCTACGGGAAAGATACGAACTCGGTTCCGACCGTAAACGGAATCCTTGCCATCGGAAAAACACCGACCGTGAGCGATGTCACCGTGTAAATCGTTACGACCAACGCCGTCGAAACGAGGAGTTCGTCGTCCGACCGAGACTCAATCTTCAGTTCGTATCTCCTTTCGACTCGTGAGTTCGTCCGGAACGAAGTGGAAAAACTGAAACGAAACTTCCCTCGACGGCCGGTCGAAGATATCGACGAGCGGAATATCGACCCGACGCATTCCATCGATGATCTCCGAGTCGATGTCCGCCGTTTCCACGTCGTCTACGGTCCCGGTGGCGATGACGCTTCTCCAGCCGCTTTCCCCCTGGTCGTACGTAACGAACGATATCGGGTGGTCGACGAACTCCGACTTCTCCCTGTTCGGTCCGATGGCGAACCGGAAGTAAAAATGACCGGTCGCGGCGTCGTAGCCGTAGGATACCGGACGCGAGTAGGGCGCTTCGTCGGATCCCGTCGAAAACGAAACCACGCCGGTACCCCCCGTAGTCAAGAACTCGTCCCGTTCTTCGTCGTCCATCTGCCCGGATTGACTGTCCCCCATAGCAGACGGAGTACGACCTGTTGGGCGAAAAAGGTGTGGTGCGGAGGTGAACACATTTCCACCCACGAACTGAAACTCCGCCATGGCAGACAATCCTTTCCACGTCGTGGACGTGTTCGCGCAGAAAAAATACGCGGGTAATCAACTCGCCGTCGTCCACGACGCCGACTCGTTGACAGACGAGGAGATGCTGGCTATCACGCGAGAAACGAACTTTTCGGAGGCAACGTTTATCGAGTCGTCCACTCCCCGAAACGGCGGGTATGATGTTCGTATTTTCGACCCCGCAGAGGAGCTGCCGTTCGCGGGGCATCCGACGCTCGGCACCGCGTTCGTGATTCGTGAATTCGTCCGCGAGGACCGGCCGGACGAACTCACCCTCAACCTCGACGTTGGACGGATTCCGGTTCACGTCGAACGGGACGACGACGGATCCGAACAGTTCTGGATGCACCAAATCCCACCGACGTTCGAGGAGACCATCGACCCTTCCCTCGTGGCCCGAGTCCTCAGTCTCGACGAGGACGATATCGACACCGACTATCCGGCCCAACTCATCTCGACTGGGCTGCCGACCCTCGTCGTCCCGCTTCGGTCGCTGGATGCAGTTCGACGAGCGGAGACGAACCACGAACCGTACTACGAGGAACTCATCGAACCGCATGGAAACCTGAACATCCTGTTTTTCGCGCCGGAAACGGAGGCGGAAAACGATCTGCACGCGCGGGTGTTCGCCGACTGCGCAGGCGTTCCCGAAGACCCGGCGACGGGGTCTTCGAACGGGTGTTTAGCCGCATATCTGGTCGAACACGAGTTCTTCGGTGCGGACGAAATCGACGTTCGTGTCGAACAGGGTTACGAGATGGGTCGCCCCTCACTCCTTCACCTTCGAGCATCGAAGGACGGGAACGATATCGGAGTTGCGGTCGGTGGGCGAGTGATGCCGGTTGCAAAAGGACAGTTGTTGTAATCGTCGATGGTCTCTT of the Haladaptatus caseinilyticus genome contains:
- a CDS encoding HalOD1 output domain-containing protein, which gives rise to MDTTNQSRTTMTGTQQHEPISHRIVVAVADRAEVKTNDLPRLYDSIDPDALNAMVEHGGQDLRISFSFAGYEVVVDDDTVHVEQKR
- a CDS encoding pyridoxamine 5'-phosphate oxidase family protein, producing MGDSQSGQMDDEERDEFLTTGGTGVVSFSTGSDEAPYSRPVSYGYDAATGHFYFRFAIGPNREKSEFVDHPISFVTYDQGESGWRSVIATGTVDDVETADIDSEIIDGMRRVDIPLVDIFDRPSREVSFQFFHFVPDELTSRKEIRTED
- a CDS encoding PhzF family phenazine biosynthesis protein translates to MADNPFHVVDVFAQKKYAGNQLAVVHDADSLTDEEMLAITRETNFSEATFIESSTPRNGGYDVRIFDPAEELPFAGHPTLGTAFVIREFVREDRPDELTLNLDVGRIPVHVERDDDGSEQFWMHQIPPTFEETIDPSLVARVLSLDEDDIDTDYPAQLISTGLPTLVVPLRSLDAVRRAETNHEPYYEELIEPHGNLNILFFAPETEAENDLHARVFADCAGVPEDPATGSSNGCLAAYLVEHEFFGADEIDVRVEQGYEMGRPSLLHLRASKDGNDIGVAVGGRVMPVAKGQLL